Sequence from the Candidatus Rokuibacteriota bacterium genome:
AGATGGTGATGCCGGGGGACAACGTGACGATGACGATCGAGCTGATCCAGCCGGTGGCGATGGAGAAGGAGCTGCGGTTCGCGATCCGCGAGGGCGGGCGCAC
This genomic interval carries:
- a CDS encoding elongation factor Tu, with amino-acid sequence MVMPGDNVTMTIELIQPVAMEKELRFAIREGGRTVGAGVVAEIAE